The genomic region CTCGGCGGCGCGGTGGCGGGCAACACGTACCTCGCCCACCGCCTGCGGCCCACCTACATCCCCGGCTCGGCCGAGCAGCAGAGCCTCGACCGTTACCGCATGGGCATCGAGCCGCTGCGCAAGGTCGCCGTCATCGCGCTGGGGGTGGTCCTCGGGCTGCTCGCCGGCCTGTCGGCGTCGTCGCACTGGAAGACCTACCTGCTCTGGCGCAACGGCACGCCGTTCGGCAAGAAGGACCCGCAGTTCGGCAAGGACATCTCGTTCTTCGTCTTCGACCTGCCGTGGATCCGCTTCGTGCTGAGCTTCGCGTTCACGCTGGTCGTGCTGTGCCTGCTCGCCTCGGCGCTCACGCACTACCTCTACGGCGGGGTGCGCCTGCAGGGCTTCGGCGACCGCACCACCGACGCCGCGCGCGTGCACCTCAGCGTGCTGCTGGGTCTGTTCGTGCTGCTCAAGGCGGTCGCCTACTACATCGACCGCTACTCCCTCGCCGTGCGCGAGAGCAAGGTCGGGCGGGCCGACTTCACCGGCCTGACCTACACCGACATCAACGCGCTGCTGCCGGCCAAGACGATCCTCGCGTGGGTCGCGCTGATCTGCGCGGTGCTGTTCTTCGCCAACGTCGTGCGCCGCACCTGGCTGCTGCCGGCGCTCGGCCTCGGCTCGCTGGTGATCGCCGCGGTGCTGATCGGCGGTCTCTACCCGGCGGTCTACCAGCAGTTCCGCGTGAAGCCGAGCGAGGCCGACCGCGAGGCCGCGCAGATCACCAAGAACATCCAGCAGACGCGCGCGGCCTACGGCCTCGACGCGGTCAAGGTGCAGGGGTACGCCGCTCAGCGCGCCGCCGACGTGCAGACCGCAGCGGCGTCCCCGACCCTGGCCAGCAGCCGCCTGATCGACCCCTACGTCGTCTCGCCGACGTTCACCGCGCGCCAGCAGGGCCAGACCTGGTACGAGTTCCCCGACCCGCTCGACATCGACCGCTACACGATCGACGGGAAGGAGACCGAGGTCGCCGTCGCCGTCCGCGAGGTCGACACCAGCAAGCTCAACGCCTCGCAGCGCAACTGGACCAACGAGCGCACGGTCTACACCCACGGCTACGGCTTCGTCGCCGCGGCCACGGACAACCCCAACACCGAGGGCGAGCCGAGCTTCCTGTCCTCCGACAGCTTCGGGAAGTTCGAGCCGCGCGTCTACTTCGGCGAGGAGTCGCCGGACTACTCGATCGTCGGCGCGCCCAAGGGCGCCCAGCCGGTCGAGGCCGACGACCCGAGCGGGTCCTCGCGCAGCAACACCTACCAGGGCGGCGGCGGGGTGGAGGTCGGCTCACTGTTCCACCGGGTGCTCTACGCGACGAAGTACCGCGACAGCAACCTGCTGCTGTCCAACCGCGTCAACTCCTCGTCGCGCATCCTCTACGACCGCGAGCCGCGCGACCGGGTCGAGAAGGTCGCTCCGTGGCTGACGGTCGACGGCGACCCGTATCCCGCTGTCGTCGGCGGGCGCATCGTCTGGATCGTCGACGGCTACACGACCTCGTCGTCGTACCCCTACTCCACGCGGCAGAAGCTGGGCGAGGCCACGGCCGACGCGGTCACCCAGACCTCCAGCGTCGTCGCGCAGCAGGACGACCGGCGGGTCAACTACATCCGCAACTCGGTGAAGGCGACGGTCGACGCCTACACCGGTCAGGTCACGCTCTACCAGTGGGACACCAGCGACCCGGT from Motilibacter peucedani harbors:
- a CDS encoding UPF0182 family membrane protein; its protein translation is MSFSMPRDPGRAPRIALPRRGRVLVPTLVILVVLGVGFALFSTFYTELLWYRSVDASGVFTRRIGVHVGLFVVFGGLLGGAVAGNTYLAHRLRPTYIPGSAEQQSLDRYRMGIEPLRKVAVIALGVVLGLLAGLSASSHWKTYLLWRNGTPFGKKDPQFGKDISFFVFDLPWIRFVLSFAFTLVVLCLLASALTHYLYGGVRLQGFGDRTTDAARVHLSVLLGLFVLLKAVAYYIDRYSLAVRESKVGRADFTGLTYTDINALLPAKTILAWVALICAVLFFANVVRRTWLLPALGLGSLVIAAVLIGGLYPAVYQQFRVKPSEADREAAQITKNIQQTRAAYGLDAVKVQGYAAQRAADVQTAAASPTLASSRLIDPYVVSPTFTARQQGQTWYEFPDPLDIDRYTIDGKETEVAVAVREVDTSKLNASQRNWTNERTVYTHGYGFVAAATDNPNTEGEPSFLSSDSFGKFEPRVYFGEESPDYSIVGAPKGAQPVEADDPSGSSRSNTYQGGGGVEVGSLFHRVLYATKYRDSNLLLSNRVNSSSRILYDREPRDRVEKVAPWLTVDGDPYPAVVGGRIVWIVDGYTTSSSYPYSTRQKLGEATADAVTQTSSVVAQQDDRRVNYIRNSVKATVDAYTGQVTLYQWDTSDPVLKAWRKAFPGTVHPRADLDKNTELLAHVRYPEDLFKVQRELYTRYHVSDPRVFYSNNDFWKIPQDPTGDVKQDLPPYYLTLQMPGTSESTFSLTTPFSPIGNRENLTGFMSVDSDATDPDSYGTLRVLTIPAASAQINGPQLAQSAFKSNTAIAQQISLLQRGGASEVVYGNLLTLPAGRGFLYVEPIYVRPTAGTARFPTLQLVLVSDGINAAYGNSLAAALTELERGGGTPSSGDTSGSGTAPQTSATPSPSASTGATPTPGTGTLAATIADAEAAFQAGQRALRDGDFTAYGEAQKRLQAAIERLAQLSPKPTPTG